A single region of the Triticum dicoccoides isolate Atlit2015 ecotype Zavitan chromosome 2B, WEW_v2.0, whole genome shotgun sequence genome encodes:
- the LOC119366564 gene encoding probable receptor-like protein kinase At1g49730 — protein sequence MRRRPAAFAPPALLLLALSAPCWLSPSPAADAVGGCPLDFSWANFTAAAAACSDGAQRAACCRYINAFVATSIARYANATGRLGVPPAFSEMCLSAVSDTFRLRGIATDAAVFCGLGPKIRVDYQCAGRNTVLEMMQSPSFNDVVGSCGGPLSLDITCKTCLNYGIVYLRRLIGSDDNVALSVCRSAVFVTLATQHGVLSYDDILTCFFGVQGITTFPGTVSVTSTPASTPNVTVPSDSSAPKTKSVPLPQKHQKPYHISVVPGIGIGVILLAILLQIVLVVLIRRKNQELKDAELPAQSPDNAFRQGQSWRCAEGQSPMFQRYSYKETTKATNNFSTVIGKGGFGTVYRAQFSDGSIAAVKRMDKVSRQAEEEFCREMELLARLHHRHLVNLKGFCVERKERFLVYEYMENGSLKDHLHSSGTKALSWQTRLQIAMDVANALEYLHFFCNPPLCHRDIKSSNILLDENFVAKVADFGLAHASRTGAISFEAVNTDIRGTPGYMDPEYVVTQELTEKSDIYSYGVVLLELVTGRRAIQDKKNLVEWAQEYMSPSGEIPPELVDPAIRDTADTDQLHLAVGIVQWCTQREGRQRPSIRQVLRMFCERLDPGNGSFGEGMDDADGGFYPGRSSRGGGAAGVHRNELVPCGGDMRSLHSSSSTTRSYCSRSMLLEGGQAHSPPETL from the exons atgcgccgccgccccgccgccttcgcCCCGCCGGCGCTCCTGCTGCTGGCCCTCTCCGCACCGTGCTGGCTCTCCCCCAGCCCCGCCGCAGACGCCGTCGGAG GCTGCCCGCTGGACTTCAGCTGGGCCAActtcacggcggcggcggcggcgtgctccgACGGGGCGCAGCGGGCGGCGTGCTGCCGCTACATCAACGCCTTCGTGGCCACCTCCATCGCGCGCTACGCCAACGCCACGGGCCGCCTCGGGGTGCCGCCGGCCTTCTCGGAGATGTGCCTCAGCGCGGTGTCCGACACCTTCCGGCTGCGGGgcatcgccaccgacgccgccgTCTTCTGCGGCCTCGGGCCCAAGATCAGGGTCGACTACCAGTGCGCCGGCCGCAACACCGTGCTGGAGATGATGCAGTCGCCCAGCTTCAACGACGTCGTCGGCAGCTGCGGGGGGCCCCTCTCCCTCGACATCACCTGCAAGACCTGCCTCAACTACGGCATCGTGTACCTCCGCCGCCTCATCGGCTCCGACGACAACGTCGCGCTCAGCGTGTGCCGCAGCGCCGTCTTCGTCACGCTCGCGACGCAGCACGGCGTGCTCTCCTACGACGACATCCTCACCTGCTTCTTCGGCGTTCAGGGGATCACCACCTTCCCAG GAACGGTGTCTGTCACGTCGACTCCGGCTTCTACTCCGAATGTCACCGTACCCAGtgattcttcagctccaaagaccAAAAGTGTTCCACTGCCACAGAAGCATCAGAAGCCTTACCACATTTCGGTGGTTCCGGGGATAGGGATAGGGGTCATATTGCTCGCCATTCTTCTTCAGATCGTCTTAGTGGTGCTCATTCGTCGGAAGAACCAGGAACTGAAGGATGCCGAGCTGCCTGCTCAGAGTCCAGACAATGCATTTCGCCAGGGTCAGTCCTGGAGATGCGCAGAAG GTCAGTCACCAATGTTTCAGAGGTACAGCTACAAAGAAACAACGAAAGCGACAAACAATTTCAGCACGGTTATTGGAAAGGGAGGCTTTGGAACAGTCTACAGGGCTCAGTTTAGTGATGGCTCTATAGCTGCGGTCAAAAGGATGGACAAGGTTTCAAGACAAGCTGAAGAAGAGTTCTGCCGGGAAATGGAGCTCCTGGCTAGGTTGCATCATCGCCATCTTGTGAACCTAAAGGGCTTCTGCGTTGAAAGAAAAGAAAG GTTTCTTGTCTACGAGTACATGGAAAATGGAAGCCTAAAGGATCACCTGCACT CTTCTGGAACAAAGGCATTAAGCTGGCAGACAAGGCTACAGATCGCAATGGACGTAGCCAATGCTCTG GAGTACCTCCATTTCTTCTGTAACCCTCCACTCTGCCACCGAGACATCAAGTCGAGCAACATTCTTTTGGACGAAAACTTTGTCGCCAAG GTTGCTGATTTCGGCCTTGCGCACGCATCGAGAACTGGTGCTATCAGCTTTGAAGCTGTGAACACAGATATACGCGGAACTCCAG GTTACATGGACCCGGAGTACGTGGTGACCCAGGAGCTGACGGAGAAGAGCGACATCTACAGCTACGGCGTGGTGCTGCTGGAGCTGGTCACCGGGCGGCGGGCGATCCAGGACAAGAAGAACCTGGTGGAGTGGGCGCAGGAGTACATGTCGCCGTCCGGGGAGATCCCGCCGGAGCTGGTGGACCCGGCGATCCGCGACACGGCGGACACGGACCAGCTGCACCTGGCGGTCGGCATCGTCCAGTGGTGCACGCAGCGGGAAGGGCGCCAGCGGCCGTCCATCAGGCAGGTGCTGCGCATGTTCTGCGAGCGGCTGGACCCCGGCAACGGCAGCTTCGGCGAGGGCATGGACGACGCAGACGGCGGCTTCTACCCGGGCCGGAGCAGCAGGGGCGGTGGTGCCGCCGGCGTCCACCGCAACGAGCTCGTCCCCTGCGGCGGCGACATGCGGTCCCTGCATTCGTCATCGAGCACGACGAGGTCCTACTGCAGCCGCAGCATGCTGCTGGAAGGTGGCCAGGCTCACTCCCCACCTGAAACCCTCTGA